The Klebsiella aerogenes KCTC 2190 region CGCGCGGCTTTTTCACGTTCAAGACGCGCCTGTCGCGCTTCAAACCGAGCTTTCGCCTCGGCGGCGCGCTGTTCTTCCTGACGGATGGCGGCAATTTCCGCTTTTTCCTGGCGGAAGTATTGCACCAGCGGAATATTACTCGGACAGACCCAGGCGCAGGCGCCGCATTCGATGCAGTCGGCTAAGTTATGGGTAGTGGCTTTGTCGTGCTGCTGGCCTTTACTGAACCAATACAGCTGCTGGGGGAGGAGATCTGCCGGGCAGGCATCAGCGCAAGCGCTACAGCGGATACAGCCTTGCTCTTCCTGTGTTTCGCCCATCTCAGTTACCGACGGAGCCAGCAGACAGTTAGTGATTTTCACGACCGGAACGTCGAGCCAGGGCAGAGTGAAGCCCATCAACGGGCCGCCCATGATGACCATCGGCTCGGCGCTGGCGCAGAAACCGGCATCGCTCAGAAGATGGCGCACCGGCGTACCGAGGCGCGCCCAAACGTTGCCCGGCCGGCTAATCGCTTCGCCAGTTAACGTGACGACGCGCTCGGTTAACGGCTCGCCGTCGATCACCGCGCGTTTAACAGCATAAGCGGTGCCAACGTTCTGCATCAGGACGCCAATATCGGAGGAGCGGCCGCCATGCGGCACCTGCTTACCGGTGAGAATTTGCGTAAGTTGCTTCGCGCCGCCGGAGGGATATTTGGTTGGAATCACCCGCAGCGCTATGCCATGGGCGTCGGATAACACCGCGCGCAGCATGGAAATGGCCTGCGGTTTGTTATCTTCGATACCAATCAGCACCTGTTTGGGTTGCAGAATATGCGCAAGGATGCGGATCCCTTCAACAACCTGCGCCGCGCAATCCTGCATCAGGCGATCGTCTGCGGTGATATAGGGTTCGCATTCTGCAGCATTGATAATCAGGGTATCGATTTTATCGCCGCCGCCGCGCAGTTTTGTTCCCGTGGGGAAGCCGGCGCCGCCGAGTCCGGCGACGCCAAACTGGTGAATACGCTCGATCAGCTCTTCACGCGACTTGTTGTGGTAGTCGCTCCAGCCGTCGCGCTCGATCCAGCAGTCTTCGCCATCGGCGTCGATAATAACGCTGAGTTCCGCCAGCGCGGAAGGGTGGGCGGTGGAATGGGGGGCAATAGCCGTCACCGTTCCGGAAGTCGGGGCATGAACCGGCAGCATCCTGCCAAAGCCGCGGGTTAACGGCTGACCGCGCAAAACTTTGTCGCCCGGTTGTACGCACAGTTCGCCTTCAGCACCGATATGCTGCTTCAGCGGAATGACAAAACGATGCGGCAGAGGAACCTGACGCAGCGGCGTGCCGTTGGACTGAGTTTTCATTTCCGGCGGATGAATACCGCCGTTGAAGTCCCAGATCTTGTCTTTTCGGAAAGCGGAAAATAACTTAAACATGTTGTTCCACAGGAATATTGCGTACCGGGATGGCCTGCAGGTCCCATTTCCAGGTTTCGGTGGTCTGAGCGACTGGACGCAGGTCAATACACTGAGTCGGGCAGGGGGCTACGCAGAGATTACAGCCGGTGCACAGGTCGCTCATCACCGTATGCATGGCGCGGGTCGCGCCAACGATGGCATCAACCGGGCAGGCCTGAATACATTTGGTGCAGCCAATGCAGTTGGCTTCATCAATCACCGCCAACATGCGAACCGGGTCTTGCTGCTGCTCATCGCCGTCAATAGGCTGCGGGTCGACGTTCAATAATGCGGCGATTTTTAACATGACCGCTTCACCGCCGGGGGCGCAGCGGTTGATTTTTTCACCCTGAGTGCCCACGGCTTCCGCGTAGGGACGGCAGCCAGGAAAGCCGCACTGGCCGCATTGACTTTGCGGCAGCAACTCATCAATTTTTTCTACCACCGGGTCGTCTTCCACCGCAAAACGGCGCGACGCGTACCCCAGTATTAAGCCGAAAATCAGCCCGAGCAGGCTGATGGCGATCACGGCTATCCAGACAGCGCTCATTACAACTTCACCAAACCACTAAAGCCCATAAATGCCAGCGACATTAATCCAGCGGTCACCAGCGCAATCGCGTTACCGCGAAACGGCGCGGGAACATCGGCAACCACCAGACGTTCGCGAATCGCGGCGAATAACACCATTACCAGCGAGAAACCAACGGCGGCGGCGAAACCGTACAGCGCGGACTGCAGGAAATTATGCCCGAGGTTAATATTCAGCAATGCCACGCCCAGCACCGCGCAGTTGGTGGTGATTAACGGCAGGAAGATCCCCAGCAGGCGATACAGCGCCGGACTGGTTTTACGTACCACCATCTCGGTAAATTGCACCACCACCGCGATGACCAGGATAAAGGCCAGGGTGCGCAGATAAACAAGGTTCAGCGGGATAAGGATCCAGGTATCAATCAACCAGGCGCAAATTGAGGCCAGCGTCATCACAAAGGTGGTGGCCAGTCCCATCCCCATAGCGGTTTCCAGCTTTTTGGAAACCCCCATAAACGGGCACAATCCAAGAAACTTCACCAGCACGAAGTTATTAACAAGGACAGTACCGACAAAGAGCAGTAAATAATCAGCCATTATTGGACCTGAAACGAAAAAAAGCCGCCTATTATCGAATAAATCGATACCGGCGACAACAGGTGAACTGTGTGGTTATTACGGATTGACGAAGGTCCGCTTAACCCGCGCAGAGCGTCGAAAATAGGGCGCAAACAGTGCCGCAGCGAGCAACGGAAACAGCAGCTGGCGCATGGCCAGAAGATCCGAAATCGGCGAAAAAGCGAACGCCTTAATCGCCAGCAGCAGAGAAATAAGCAGCCAGATAATGTAGTGTTTGGGTACCACCGCGCGGCGTTTGAAAAACGCTATCGTCAGCCACAGGGTATAATACCACATCGCGACGGCGAACAGCAGTGAAGCCAGCCAGAGCGCCAGATGGCCAAAGCTCATGGCTTTCAGCAATGCCCAGGTCTGCGGCGCCATCAGCGCATTCGCGTACAGTATTAATGACAGGGAGGTGCTGAGCAACGCGAGCAGTAACCACGCCAGCGGCGCCAGTAGCCATCCTCCGATACGTTCTGCAGATTGAGAGGACATCCTAACCCCCGGATTCAACGCCAGTTAGTTAATTTCAGGGCGGGAAGTATAAGCAACTGGCGTGAATGATAACAGTCTTTATTGCACGTAACGCCACACCGACTTCGGCACCTGGCCTACATCGAACAGTTTTCCGCCAGAGACTAACTCGGCGCGGCGGTGATCGGCGGCGCGATACATGTTGACGATTTCATTGGTGTCAGAGAGAGAATAGTTAAGATGATCAAAAAGTTTTTCCAGGCTTTCCAGCGAACTAATTTTGCGGAATTTTAATAAATAATCCTGTACGGTCATTTGTGTATCCATTTAATAATCGGAATTAAGTCGAATATTACCAATTTTCTGTAAACCGTGTTTCAACTAACAGCGCCTTCTTGATGGGCCGGCGGAATTATTTCGGTTGCCAATACTAAAAACAAGAACTGATTAGGATCCTGGCATCGTAAAAAGAAATTTAAGAATATTCTACAACCAGATCAGGCGCCGGACGGCGCCTGAGGGAGGAAGATTAACGCTGTTCGCCTCGGCTGGCAATAACGTTTTGGTACCAGAAATAACTCTTTTTTCGTTTGCGAGCGCGGTTCTGCTGGTGATCGACGTAGACAAAGCCATACTGCTTCTGATAGCCGTTGAGCCAGCTTAGCAGGTCAATAAAGGACCATGGGTAAAAACCGCGGACATCCGCACCTAATGCTATTGCCTTTTCCAGCGCATTAATGTGGCTACTCAGATAGTCAATTCGCGGATCGTCGACTATTTCACCGTCAATAATCGGATCTTTCGCCCCCAAACCATTTTCGGTGATATAGATTGGGATATCGCCGTAACGCTCTTTTATCATCATGATGCCGTCGGTTAATCCCTGCGGCCAAATTTCCCAACCCCATTCGGTATAAGTACTTTGCGGATTGCGGACAAAATAAAATAATCCATCCACGCCGGACTCGCCAACGCCTGGACCATCCTGCGGCGTGGCGGAGACCGTCTCCCGACGATAATAATTCAGGCCGATAAAATCGCAGCGGTTTTCCTTGAGCAGCGCGTCGTCGCCCGGTGCGAAGCGCGGTACGTTCCACAGCGCCTGAGCCTGTTGAAGCAAAGCGTCTGGATAGGCACCTTTGAGTACCGGATCGTATAGCCAGTGGGTATGGATAGCATCGGCCAACGCGGTGGCCTCAATGTCCTCGGCGCTTTGCGTCAACGGCGTATGGGGCTGCAGGACGTTAACGAAACCTATCTGGCCGTTAATGTTCATTTCACGGAAGGTCTTAACGGCCAGCGCGTGGGCGATAAAGACATGGTGACAAGCCTGGATGGCCCGAGCCGGGTCGCGTACCGCCGGTGGATGGCAGCCATTAATATAACCGTGGCCTATAAATACAATGGTTTCGTTAAAGGTTGCCCACAGCTTGACCCTGGAACCGAAGCGCTGATAGCACAGTCGTGCGTATTCGGCGAAGGCTTCCGCTGTGCTCCGAGCCTCCCAACCCCCTTCGTCCTGCAATGCCTGGGGCAAATCCCAGTGATAAAGGGTGATCATCGGTTCAATATTGTGCGCCAGCAGTTCGTCGATCAGATCGCTGTAAAACTGCACGCCTGGTTCATTGACTTCACCACGGCCACGAGGCAATAACCGAGGCCAGGAGATAGAAAAGCGGTAGCTTTGTAGCCCCATTTCAGCCATCAGGGCGACATCTTCACGAAAGCGGTGATAGTGATCGACGGCGATATCGCCATTGGTGCCCTGAAAGGTGGTTCCCGGCTGGTGCGAGTAGATATCCCAAATAGAAGGGCCTTTGCCATCGGCATCGTGCCCGCCTTCAACCTGGTAGGCGGCCGTTGCTGCCCCCCAGAGAAAATCTTGCGGAAATGCGGCCATCAAAAAAAACTCCTTATCAAGTGATAAAGAGAGTGTATTGAATGGCGCGACAAATCTGCAACCGGTTTCTGAAACCGGTTGCAGATTTGCGGCGAGCATCACTCTTTGCCGTTATTTCGCCTGTACAGTGCTGGCCGGAGGCGGGGACTGGTAATCATCAATTTGATGCGCAACCACCAACAGTACAGCCGAAACGCCAAAAACAACCCAGCCAATAAGTTCTACAATGCGGGTAAAAACAGTCGTCATAATTCTAAAGCGGAAAGTTAAAATGGATTGAAATGTTACTAAACCGCGGAAACAACGCAAGTATTACCGCCCGTAGATTGCGCAACTGGCGCAAAGATAAACAGCGTGCACGGATAAGCGGAAGATTGCGGTTTATAGTTGAAGTCATGGTTGCGCACGAGGATGAGGTCATGAGTGATGCTATACGGGTAGGGCTGATAGGTTATGGTTATGCAAGCAAGACATTTCACGCGCCATTGATTTCCGGTACGCCGGGCATGGCGCTGTCGACCGTAGTCAGTAGCGATGCGCAGAAAGTGCTGGTGGACTGGCCGGCGACCCAGGTGGCGGCTTCCGCGAATTCGCTATACGCTGACCCTGATATCGATCTGATTGTTATTCCAACTCCCAACGATACTCATTTCCCGCTGGCGCGAGCGGCGCTGGAGGCGGGCAAACATGTCATTGTTGACAAACCTTTTACCGTGACACTGTCACAGGCGCGTGAGTTGGAT contains the following coding sequences:
- the rsxC gene encoding electron transport complex subunit RsxC, giving the protein MFKLFSAFRKDKIWDFNGGIHPPEMKTQSNGTPLRQVPLPHRFVIPLKQHIGAEGELCVQPGDKVLRGQPLTRGFGRMLPVHAPTSGTVTAIAPHSTAHPSALAELSVIIDADGEDCWIERDGWSDYHNKSREELIERIHQFGVAGLGGAGFPTGTKLRGGGDKIDTLIINAAECEPYITADDRLMQDCAAQVVEGIRILAHILQPKQVLIGIEDNKPQAISMLRAVLSDAHGIALRVIPTKYPSGGAKQLTQILTGKQVPHGGRSSDIGVLMQNVGTAYAVKRAVIDGEPLTERVVTLTGEAISRPGNVWARLGTPVRHLLSDAGFCASAEPMVIMGGPLMGFTLPWLDVPVVKITNCLLAPSVTEMGETQEEQGCIRCSACADACPADLLPQQLYWFSKGQQHDKATTHNLADCIECGACAWVCPSNIPLVQYFRQEKAEIAAIRQEEQRAAEAKARFEARQARLEREKAARQERHKKAAVQPAAKDQDAINAALARVRDKQRDAAQPIVIQSGSKPDNSEAIAAREARKAEARARKAEQQAAVESTTDASDPRKAAVEAAIARAKARKAAQQVENAAPSAESETTAEAAPAVDPRKAAVEAAIARAKARKAAHQGENAAPSAESETTAEAAPAVDPRKAAVEAAIARAKARKAAQQVENAAPSAESETTVEAAPAVDPRKAAVEAAIARAKARKAAQQAEQQTAPDAANDDPRKAAVAAAIARVQARKATQQAVNEE
- the rsxB gene encoding electron transport complex subunit RsxB, whose amino-acid sequence is MSAVWIAVIAISLLGLIFGLILGYASRRFAVEDDPVVEKIDELLPQSQCGQCGFPGCRPYAEAVGTQGEKINRCAPGGEAVMLKIAALLNVDPQPIDGDEQQQDPVRMLAVIDEANCIGCTKCIQACPVDAIVGATRAMHTVMSDLCTGCNLCVAPCPTQCIDLRPVAQTTETWKWDLQAIPVRNIPVEQHV
- the rsxA gene encoding electron transport complex subunit RsxA translates to MADYLLLFVGTVLVNNFVLVKFLGLCPFMGVSKKLETAMGMGLATTFVMTLASICAWLIDTWILIPLNLVYLRTLAFILVIAVVVQFTEMVVRKTSPALYRLLGIFLPLITTNCAVLGVALLNINLGHNFLQSALYGFAAAVGFSLVMVLFAAIRERLVVADVPAPFRGNAIALVTAGLMSLAFMGFSGLVKL
- a CDS encoding DUF2569 domain-containing protein — translated: MSSQSAERIGGWLLAPLAWLLLALLSTSLSLILYANALMAPQTWALLKAMSFGHLALWLASLLFAVAMWYYTLWLTIAFFKRRAVVPKHYIIWLLISLLLAIKAFAFSPISDLLAMRQLLFPLLAAALFAPYFRRSARVKRTFVNP
- the ydgT gene encoding transcription modulator YdgT, which gives rise to MTVQDYLLKFRKISSLESLEKLFDHLNYSLSDTNEIVNMYRAADHRRAELVSGGKLFDVGQVPKSVWRYVQ
- a CDS encoding GH1 family beta-glucosidase — translated: MAAFPQDFLWGAATAAYQVEGGHDADGKGPSIWDIYSHQPGTTFQGTNGDIAVDHYHRFREDVALMAEMGLQSYRFSISWPRLLPRGRGEVNEPGVQFYSDLIDELLAHNIEPMITLYHWDLPQALQDEGGWEARSTAEAFAEYARLCYQRFGSRVKLWATFNETIVFIGHGYINGCHPPAVRDPARAIQACHHVFIAHALAVKTFREMNINGQIGFVNVLQPHTPLTQSAEDIEATALADAIHTHWLYDPVLKGAYPDALLQQAQALWNVPRFAPGDDALLKENRCDFIGLNYYRRETVSATPQDGPGVGESGVDGLFYFVRNPQSTYTEWGWEIWPQGLTDGIMMIKERYGDIPIYITENGLGAKDPIIDGEIVDDPRIDYLSSHINALEKAIALGADVRGFYPWSFIDLLSWLNGYQKQYGFVYVDHQQNRARKRKKSYFWYQNVIASRGEQR
- the blr gene encoding division septum protein Blr; protein product: MTTVFTRIVELIGWVVFGVSAVLLVVAHQIDDYQSPPPASTVQAK